The proteins below are encoded in one region of Nitrospira sp.:
- the lexA gene encoding repressor LexA encodes MKPQDLKRSREALGLTQQQLAEALHTTRVSVARYETGMRKIPGVVSVVLDQLRQQSMIPMAGLVAAGFPIDPVPQSELVDVPPSMLRGGDTFALTVKGESMKDEGILPGDLVVVRKQETAKNGQTVVALVNREATIKRYFKKGTHIELQPANEAMQPIIVHPSDEFHIEGLVIGVIRHCAV; translated from the coding sequence ATGAAACCACAAGACCTCAAACGCTCTCGAGAAGCATTAGGCCTCACCCAGCAGCAGCTCGCCGAAGCCTTGCACACCACCCGAGTATCCGTGGCGCGTTACGAAACCGGCATGCGGAAGATTCCCGGCGTCGTATCGGTTGTGCTCGATCAATTACGACAACAATCGATGATTCCTATGGCTGGTCTCGTGGCAGCCGGCTTCCCCATCGACCCGGTGCCGCAATCCGAACTTGTGGATGTCCCGCCGAGTATGTTGCGTGGGGGAGACACCTTTGCCCTCACGGTCAAGGGAGAATCCATGAAAGACGAAGGAATCTTGCCAGGCGATCTCGTGGTGGTGCGCAAACAGGAGACGGCCAAGAACGGGCAGACCGTCGTCGCGTTAGTCAATCGTGAAGCTACGATTAAGCGATATTTTAAGAAGGGGACGCATATCGAACTGCAGCCTGCCAACGAGGCGATGCAGCCGATTATCGTCCACCCGTCGGACGAGTTTCATATCGAGGGACTCGTCATTGGCGTCATTCGACATTGCGCTGTCTAA
- a CDS encoding ABC transporter ATP-binding protein produces MAAEITLQFKKTFLGRASMTAHFRCPLDPPSVTILFGPSGSGKSTILRCLAGLEQPEEGTMSFGDERWFDASAHLTVPPQARRLGYMAQDYALFPHHSVEGNIAYGLTGLSSQEKKLRVDEVLRLLHIESIAQQKPTQLSGGQQQRVALARAIARRPRLLLLDEPLSALDAPTRAQLCKDLRRLLTQLAIPSIVVTHDWTEALTLGDQMAVIVDGRLVQTGTPQDVFSRPTNADVARVVGIETVVTGTITEMHNELATVQVGIVALTAIASPSLESDVFVCLRAEDVTLELGGAAETSARNHLKGTVQTITSRGALVHVTLDCGFPLTALITQSALRDMNLVAGSDVRAAFKAGAVHLIPRT; encoded by the coding sequence ATGGCCGCAGAAATAACCTTACAGTTCAAGAAAACTTTTCTCGGTCGAGCCTCCATGACGGCTCACTTCAGATGTCCGCTCGACCCGCCTTCCGTCACGATTCTGTTCGGTCCATCCGGCTCTGGGAAATCGACCATCCTCCGTTGTTTGGCTGGTCTTGAGCAACCCGAAGAAGGAACCATGTCCTTCGGCGACGAGAGGTGGTTCGATGCCAGCGCTCACCTGACGGTCCCACCACAAGCTCGCCGGCTCGGCTATATGGCACAGGACTATGCCCTGTTTCCACACCACAGCGTAGAAGGGAACATCGCCTATGGCCTGACCGGCTTGTCGTCGCAGGAGAAGAAACTTCGGGTAGACGAAGTCTTGCGTCTGTTGCACATTGAATCCATAGCCCAACAGAAACCCACCCAGCTCTCGGGCGGACAACAGCAGCGGGTCGCCCTGGCCCGTGCGATCGCTAGACGACCTCGCCTGTTGCTGCTCGACGAACCATTGTCGGCACTCGATGCGCCGACGAGGGCTCAGCTGTGCAAAGACTTGCGTCGGCTCCTCACACAGTTGGCCATCCCCTCAATCGTGGTGACGCATGACTGGACCGAAGCGCTTACCCTGGGTGATCAGATGGCGGTGATCGTCGACGGACGTCTCGTGCAGACCGGCACACCGCAAGATGTCTTTAGTCGGCCCACCAATGCCGACGTCGCACGAGTCGTCGGGATCGAAACCGTGGTGACAGGGACCATCACAGAGATGCACAACGAACTGGCGACGGTGCAAGTCGGTATCGTGGCGTTAACCGCGATCGCGTCACCAAGTCTCGAGTCCGACGTGTTCGTCTGTCTACGAGCCGAAGACGTCACACTCGAACTGGGCGGTGCTGCGGAAACAAGTGCCAGAAATCATCTGAAGGGGACCGTACAAACCATCACATCACGAGGCGCCCTCGTCCACGTGACGCTCGACTGCGGATTTCCTCTCACCGCGCTTATTACACAGTCGGCGTTACGAGACATGAACCTGGTCGCCGGCAGCGATGTACGGGCTGCCTTCAAAGCCGGTGCTGTGCACCTCATTCCACGGACCTAA
- the modB gene encoding molybdate ABC transporter permease subunit — protein sequence MNWTAIWVTCKLASLTSIALLLIGLPIAYWLAYSKWRWKFVVESIVALPLVLPPTVLGFYLLVAIGPQSPIGQLYTNLTGSTLPFSFQGLLIASILYSLPFAVQPFATAFEQVDQKLIEASWTLGLSKLHTFFKLILPLSTAGLITGVVLSFAHTLGEFGVVLMVGGNIEGVTRTVSIEIYDNVQALDYAGAATTSAFLLVVSYAVLLLVYAVNRRVWSVWPQK from the coding sequence ATGAATTGGACGGCCATTTGGGTGACCTGTAAGCTGGCAAGCCTGACATCGATCGCCTTACTGCTCATTGGCCTGCCCATTGCCTATTGGCTGGCTTATTCGAAGTGGCGTTGGAAGTTTGTGGTCGAATCGATCGTGGCCTTGCCGCTCGTACTGCCGCCCACGGTCTTGGGGTTCTATCTCTTGGTTGCGATCGGACCGCAGAGTCCGATCGGACAACTCTATACCAACCTCACCGGCTCTACATTGCCGTTCAGTTTTCAAGGACTGCTCATAGCCTCCATTCTTTATAGCCTGCCCTTTGCAGTTCAACCCTTTGCGACGGCCTTCGAACAGGTCGATCAGAAACTCATCGAGGCCTCCTGGACGCTGGGATTGTCCAAGCTACACACCTTCTTCAAACTCATCCTCCCGCTCTCGACAGCCGGACTCATTACCGGCGTCGTGCTGAGCTTCGCACATACTCTCGGAGAGTTCGGTGTCGTCTTGATGGTGGGAGGCAACATCGAAGGCGTCACCCGAACCGTGTCGATCGAGATCTACGATAACGTGCAGGCGCTCGACTATGCCGGTGCCGCGACAACCTCCGCATTCCTCCTCGTCGTGTCCTACGCCGTGCTCTTATTGGTCTATGCCGTCAATCGGCGGGTCTGGTCGGTATGGCCGCAGAAATAA